Proteins encoded together in one Euzebya rosea window:
- a CDS encoding NAD(+) synthase, with the protein MSPTAFRSIHTHGFVRVGAATPRATVGDPARNAEITVEIAERAHDEDVDLVVFPELNLSSYAIDDLHLQGGMHHAVDRAIATVVDASAALHPVLLVGAPVPSGSTLYNCALAIHRGRILGVVPKSFLPNYREYYEKRWFTPGAGVVGGRITVAGQTVPFGTDLLFAATDVPDFVLGMEICEDFWAATPPSTRAALAGAVVLANLSASNVTIGKARDRALLCASQSLRTLSAYVFSASGPGESTTEVAWDGQSLIHENGRLLAASARFDDSEALVVADVDLGGLVSERMRTPTFADAAVAAGRPDTTVRRIDFELGRTDGDIGLRRTIERFPFVPSDRARLDEDCYEAFNIQVDGLIRRLTATGSRTLVVGVSGGIDSTHALIVAAKAMDRLDRPRTDIIGVTMPGFATSEGTKSNAWRLMRALGITAEEIDIRPAAEQMLADLDHPYAKGERDRSVYDTTFENVQAGLRTDYLFRLANHRHGFVLGTGDLSEMALGWCTYGVGDQMSHYAVNTGVPKTLIQYLIRWAVATDQYDGATDEVLVDILDTEISPELIPAEEGEEIQSTEASIGPYELHDFFLHHIARRGRAPSTVAFLAWHAWRDAAVGEWPADFPEEARRAHDPATIRRWLEVFLRRFFGFSQFKRSAMPNGPKVSGAGALSPRGDWRAPSDGTAAPFLAELAANVPADFS; encoded by the coding sequence GTGAGCCCGACCGCGTTCCGATCCATCCACACCCACGGCTTCGTGCGTGTCGGTGCGGCCACCCCGAGGGCGACCGTGGGCGACCCCGCACGCAACGCCGAGATCACGGTGGAGATCGCCGAACGAGCCCACGACGAGGACGTCGACCTCGTCGTCTTCCCGGAGCTCAACCTCTCCTCCTACGCCATCGACGACCTGCACCTGCAGGGCGGCATGCACCACGCCGTGGACCGGGCGATCGCCACCGTCGTCGACGCCAGCGCGGCCCTGCACCCGGTGCTGCTCGTCGGGGCGCCGGTGCCCTCCGGCAGCACGCTGTACAACTGCGCCCTGGCGATCCACCGTGGCCGGATCCTCGGCGTGGTGCCCAAGAGCTTCCTGCCCAACTACCGCGAGTACTACGAGAAGCGCTGGTTCACGCCCGGTGCCGGTGTCGTGGGAGGACGGATCACCGTGGCGGGGCAGACCGTGCCGTTCGGGACCGACCTGCTGTTCGCCGCCACCGACGTCCCCGACTTCGTGCTCGGCATGGAGATCTGCGAGGACTTCTGGGCCGCCACCCCGCCGTCGACCCGTGCGGCGCTGGCCGGCGCCGTGGTCCTGGCCAACCTGTCGGCGTCCAACGTGACCATCGGCAAGGCCCGCGACCGGGCGCTGCTGTGTGCGTCGCAGTCGCTGCGAACCCTGTCGGCCTACGTCTTCTCCGCGTCGGGGCCGGGGGAGAGCACCACCGAGGTGGCATGGGACGGCCAGAGCCTGATCCACGAGAACGGCAGGCTGCTGGCCGCATCGGCCCGCTTCGACGACTCCGAGGCGCTTGTCGTCGCCGACGTGGACCTCGGCGGACTCGTGTCGGAACGCATGCGCACCCCCACGTTCGCCGACGCGGCCGTGGCGGCCGGCCGCCCCGACACGACCGTCCGGCGCATCGACTTCGAGCTGGGCCGCACCGACGGGGACATCGGCCTGCGGCGCACCATCGAGCGCTTCCCGTTCGTCCCGAGCGACCGGGCGCGGCTGGACGAGGACTGCTACGAGGCGTTCAACATCCAGGTCGACGGCCTGATCCGTCGCCTGACCGCAACGGGCAGCCGGACGCTGGTCGTGGGGGTCTCCGGTGGCATCGACTCCACCCATGCGCTGATCGTCGCGGCGAAGGCCATGGACCGGCTCGACCGGCCCCGCACCGACATCATCGGCGTGACGATGCCCGGGTTCGCCACCAGCGAGGGGACGAAGTCCAACGCGTGGCGCCTGATGCGGGCGCTCGGGATCACCGCCGAGGAGATCGACATCCGTCCGGCAGCCGAGCAGATGCTGGCCGACCTCGACCACCCCTACGCGAAGGGGGAGCGGGACCGGTCGGTCTACGACACGACCTTCGAGAACGTGCAGGCGGGCCTCCGGACGGACTACCTGTTCCGCCTGGCCAACCACCGACACGGCTTCGTGCTCGGTACCGGCGACCTGTCGGAGATGGCGCTCGGCTGGTGCACCTACGGCGTCGGTGACCAGATGAGCCACTACGCGGTGAACACCGGAGTGCCCAAGACGCTGATCCAGTACCTGATCCGCTGGGCCGTGGCCACCGACCAGTACGACGGGGCCACCGACGAGGTCTTGGTCGACATCCTCGACACAGAGATCTCCCCGGAGCTGATCCCCGCCGAGGAAGGCGAGGAGATCCAGTCCACCGAGGCGTCGATCGGGCCCTACGAGCTGCACGACTTCTTCCTGCACCACATCGCCCGGCGGGGCCGTGCACCCTCGACGGTGGCGTTCCTGGCGTGGCACGCATGGCGGGACGCGGCGGTCGGCGAGTGGCCGGCGGACTTCCCCGAGGAGGCCAGGCGGGCCCACGACCCGGCGACGATCCGCCGGTGGCTGGAGGTGTTCCTGCGGCGCTTCTTCGGCTTCAGCCAGTTCAAGCGGTCGGCCATGCCCAACGGCCCGAAGGTCAGCGGCGCCGGTGCGCTGTCGCCCCGCGGGGACTGGCGGGCACCCTCCGACGGCACCGCGGCGCCCTTCCTCGCAGAGCTTGCCGCCAACGTGCCGGCCGACTTCAGCTGA
- a CDS encoding L,D-transpeptidase family protein, whose translation MRRTLLFFVSALVVAGAALATSQLGGDPVIDVPPAPTVVPVPTPSDTTTAEPVPTATAAPISTPTPTPTPTDREGEAEVASVQQALTDLGYYVGAIDGKAGPATASAVQAFQKVNGLSADGVIGPNTVAAMADPAQPTLVGGPPTRVEVDLDTQVLVLVEGGTVTRILPISSGSGDTYATAGGGTAESVTPVGTYTVERRISGERHAPLGTLYDPMYFYRGWAIHGSNSVPAYPASHGCVRVTRTDAKWLFERVGVGMPIVLHGDRNAFDPRRGESAGTAEPAGDTPDTTPPDGIQTPEPTPGATEPAPAPEPTQPAEPQPTTAPPAEPTTPPEPTPTGGGTPGDEPPGPAAPPTPVPEVPDPS comes from the coding sequence ATGCGCAGAACGCTCCTCTTCTTCGTCTCGGCGCTCGTGGTCGCCGGCGCCGCGCTCGCCACGTCACAGCTGGGCGGGGACCCGGTCATCGACGTGCCACCGGCCCCCACCGTCGTCCCGGTGCCCACCCCGTCGGACACCACGACCGCCGAGCCCGTCCCGACCGCGACGGCCGCGCCGATCAGCACACCCACGCCCACGCCGACGCCCACCGACCGCGAGGGCGAGGCCGAGGTGGCGTCGGTGCAGCAGGCCCTCACCGACCTCGGCTACTACGTCGGCGCGATCGACGGGAAGGCCGGTCCGGCCACCGCCAGCGCCGTGCAGGCCTTCCAGAAGGTCAACGGGCTGTCGGCGGACGGGGTCATCGGCCCCAACACCGTCGCCGCGATGGCCGACCCGGCCCAGCCGACCCTCGTCGGCGGGCCCCCGACCCGTGTCGAGGTCGACCTCGACACCCAGGTGCTCGTGCTCGTTGAGGGTGGGACCGTCACGCGGATCCTGCCGATCTCCAGCGGCTCGGGTGACACCTACGCCACCGCAGGCGGCGGCACGGCCGAGTCGGTCACCCCGGTCGGCACCTACACCGTCGAGCGGCGCATCTCCGGTGAGCGCCACGCGCCCCTCGGCACGCTGTACGACCCCATGTACTTCTACCGGGGCTGGGCCATCCACGGGTCCAACAGCGTCCCGGCCTACCCGGCGTCCCACGGCTGCGTGCGCGTGACCCGCACCGACGCCAAGTGGTTGTTCGAGCGGGTGGGCGTCGGCATGCCGATCGTGCTGCACGGCGACCGCAACGCCTTCGACCCGCGCCGGGGCGAGAGCGCCGGCACCGCCGAACCGGCCGGTGACACCCCCGACACCACGCCGCCGGACGGCATCCAGACCCCCGAGCCCACCCCCGGCGCAACCGAACCGGCACCGGCACCGGAGCCGACGCAGCCGGCCGAACCGCAGCCCACGACGGCGCCGCCCGCCGAACCGACGACCCCGCCGGAGCCCACCCCGACCGGCGGCGGGACGCCCGGTGACGAACCGCCCGGTCCCGCTGCACCGCCCACCCCCGTGCCCGAGGTGCCCGACCCCTCGTGA
- a CDS encoding CinA family protein: MDPRHDAEALAGVLGPELQARTRRLLNHLSGRGRTLATAESCTGGLLASLFTDIPGAGHVLDRGLVVYSLRAKQDVLGIPAEMLEAHGAVSRPVAVAMAEALVGPDGADIGVSVTGYADVGPEPGLVHMAVARTDGDTVHRVRRFGTVGRGAVRLHTLSAALDLLEETL, from the coding sequence ATGGATCCTCGACACGATGCCGAAGCGCTCGCGGGCGTCCTCGGTCCGGAGCTCCAGGCTCGGACCCGTCGGCTGCTGAACCATCTGAGCGGACGCGGGCGCACGCTCGCGACGGCCGAGAGCTGCACGGGCGGCCTGCTCGCCTCGTTGTTCACCGACATCCCCGGGGCGGGCCACGTGCTGGACCGCGGCCTGGTGGTGTACTCCCTGCGCGCCAAGCAGGACGTGCTCGGCATCCCCGCGGAGATGCTGGAGGCCCACGGCGCGGTCAGCAGGCCGGTCGCCGTCGCCATGGCCGAGGCCCTGGTGGGACCCGACGGGGCCGACATCGGGGTGTCGGTGACGGGGTACGCCGACGTGGGGCCCGAGCCGGGCCTCGTGCACATGGCGGTCGCACGGACCGATGGCGACACCGTGCACCGTGTTCGGCGTTTCGGGACGGTCGGGCGCGGAGCCGTCCGGCTGCATACCCTCAGCGCGGCGCTCGACCTGCTGGAGGAGACCCTGTGA
- a CDS encoding ATP-binding protein codes for MIDIALDVQLPRQLRAVGHLRRTVRSLCVEMGVATDDVDALVLATSEACNNIILHADLDDTFEVRFRLRGHTARIEVVNENTPFLDLEQQAADPLSESGRGLQIMRHLCDEARFTTSGEGGTLVEMVRHVQATEGSLLDGPG; via the coding sequence GTGATCGACATCGCCCTGGATGTCCAGCTACCCCGCCAGCTCAGGGCCGTCGGCCACCTGCGCCGCACGGTCCGTTCGTTGTGCGTCGAGATGGGCGTTGCAACCGACGATGTCGATGCCCTCGTGCTGGCGACGTCGGAGGCCTGCAACAACATCATCCTGCACGCCGACCTCGACGACACCTTCGAGGTGCGGTTCCGCCTCCGCGGGCACACCGCCCGCATCGAGGTCGTCAACGAGAACACGCCGTTCCTCGACCTCGAGCAGCAGGCTGCCGACCCCCTGTCGGAGTCCGGTCGCGGCCTGCAGATCATGCGCCACCTCTGCGACGAGGCCCGCTTCACCACCTCGGGTGAGGGGGGGACGTTGGTGGAGATGGTGCGCCACGTCCAGGCGACCGAGGGGTCCCTGCTCGACGGCCCCGGCTGA
- a CDS encoding methyl-accepting chemotaxis protein gives MPTAFDRLRFRSKLLSLVALPLVGMLVFVGGSALEQRQRAADAEHTGNLVELATVTGTVIHELQLERGLTSMLLAKSTPENLTALADQRAVTDVALDEWTAFRTSPRGIDAGRDPEATPEAALAELPTLREGIDRGLIGSTDVVDGYGEPTTQLLASLVGAASATADAALSREILAHVALLEAKEEADLERAELANVFSLGRFAAGQSRTIAAAIAAQETHLEDSRRAASPRARAILDDAVAHPSFARVAEMEDAAFRHARTGEFGVDAADWFAATTERIDVLRSAEQALAAGLLADAVAAGEAADRAFAVAVATAVVLFALTIGWCALVVRRVTRQMTRTADALDRAAGALGPVTTHVRSAAERVSAEVSTVSALVGHTASSVDGVVAATAGLSAAVEDIALNSRTAEQRAAEATRAATATSASVEALVESAAQVASISEMIGRITEQTKLLALNATIEAARAGDAGRGFAVVASEVQALATETADATGLIDERVGRIREAVQGMSTLSEDVTATMSAVRDSQQAIATAVEQQVAASNGISSSLDGMSDRADQVTRGVLEVSAIVQQSLVAADRAGEAATVVDAAQAQLRAVVDGARTRRASMDAIGGRPAQDAGLRSADAHPTVTPPATSPESVPA, from the coding sequence ATGCCCACTGCCTTCGATCGCCTCCGCTTCCGGTCCAAGCTGCTGTCCCTCGTCGCGCTGCCGCTGGTCGGCATGCTGGTGTTCGTCGGCGGCAGTGCCCTGGAGCAGCGCCAGCGGGCGGCTGATGCCGAGCACACGGGCAACCTCGTCGAGCTGGCCACCGTGACCGGGACGGTGATCCACGAGCTGCAGCTCGAGCGCGGCCTGACGTCGATGCTGCTCGCCAAGTCGACCCCCGAGAACCTCACGGCGCTGGCCGACCAGCGGGCCGTCACCGATGTCGCCCTGGACGAGTGGACCGCCTTCCGGACCTCGCCTCGCGGCATCGACGCCGGTCGCGACCCCGAGGCCACCCCCGAGGCGGCCCTCGCCGAGCTCCCGACGCTCAGGGAGGGCATCGACCGTGGCCTGATCGGTTCGACCGACGTGGTGGATGGCTATGGCGAACCGACCACGCAGCTGCTGGCCTCGTTGGTCGGCGCCGCCTCGGCCACCGCGGATGCCGCACTCAGCCGCGAGATACTCGCCCACGTGGCGCTGCTGGAGGCCAAGGAAGAGGCCGACCTCGAACGTGCCGAGCTGGCCAACGTCTTCTCCCTCGGCCGGTTCGCGGCAGGTCAGAGCCGAACCATCGCCGCGGCGATCGCCGCGCAGGAAACCCACCTCGAGGACTCCCGGCGGGCCGCATCGCCGCGGGCGCGCGCCATCCTGGACGACGCCGTCGCCCACCCCTCCTTCGCCCGGGTCGCGGAGATGGAGGACGCCGCCTTCCGCCACGCCCGTACCGGCGAGTTCGGCGTCGATGCCGCGGACTGGTTCGCCGCAACGACCGAACGGATCGATGTCCTCCGGTCAGCCGAGCAGGCGCTGGCCGCCGGGTTGCTGGCCGACGCCGTCGCCGCCGGTGAGGCCGCCGACAGGGCGTTCGCCGTCGCGGTGGCCACCGCCGTCGTGCTGTTCGCGCTGACGATCGGCTGGTGCGCCCTGGTGGTCCGTCGCGTGACCCGCCAGATGACCCGCACCGCCGATGCGCTGGACCGTGCCGCCGGTGCGCTGGGCCCCGTCACGACCCACGTCCGCAGCGCCGCCGAGCGGGTGTCCGCCGAGGTCTCCACCGTGTCGGCCCTCGTCGGCCACACCGCCAGCAGCGTCGACGGCGTCGTCGCCGCCACGGCGGGGCTGTCTGCGGCGGTCGAGGACATCGCCCTGAACTCCCGTACGGCCGAGCAGCGTGCTGCCGAGGCCACGCGGGCCGCGACGGCGACGTCAGCGTCGGTCGAGGCGCTGGTGGAGTCCGCCGCCCAGGTCGCCTCGATCTCCGAGATGATCGGCCGGATCACCGAGCAGACCAAGCTGCTGGCCCTGAACGCCACGATCGAAGCGGCACGGGCGGGCGATGCCGGGCGAGGGTTCGCCGTCGTCGCCAGCGAGGTGCAGGCGCTGGCGACCGAGACGGCCGACGCCACCGGGCTCATCGACGAACGGGTGGGACGCATCCGCGAGGCCGTGCAGGGGATGTCGACGTTGTCCGAGGACGTCACGGCGACCATGTCGGCGGTTCGCGACAGCCAGCAGGCCATCGCGACCGCCGTCGAGCAGCAGGTCGCGGCCAGCAACGGCATCAGCAGCAGCCTCGACGGGATGTCCGATCGTGCCGATCAGGTCACCCGGGGGGTGCTGGAGGTCTCCGCCATCGTCCAGCAGTCGCTGGTGGCTGCCGACAGGGCTGGCGAGGCCGCCACCGTCGTCGACGCCGCCCAGGCCCAGCTGCGCGCCGTCGTGGACGGTGCGCGGACACGGAGGGCCTCGATGGACGCCATCGGCGGCCGACCTGCGCAGGACGCCGGGCTGCGGTCGGCGGACGCACACCCGACGGTGACGCCGCCAGCGACGTCGCCGGAGTCGGTACCCGCCTGA
- a CDS encoding cell wall-binding repeat-containing protein translates to MRTRITRIATAGFTAAALALTAAGPAAAQGLPDLPTAPSGAVGEILSPLEDLIGEITGPLGDALGDVPLDNAVTLTGTDAVEAAVALSRITFPESQIAFVGRDDVFADTLSSVAGQGIAGAPLLLTQTDTIDPRTTDELTRLGVTEIVILGAEQAISTAVEDELVGIYGADNVTRVGGPSRIETAADLAGVIAPQAAHVVMMRAYPSEGADQSQAYADALSAGPLASNLELPSLLTTTDYLHDATEAYLRSAGVEQVTLIGGEAAISPEVENTLLDMGVTVTRVAGDNRWDTSVRIANAMGMLDVSDANRVILSEGGAVAEPLWAAGFAAAAHGAVYQSPVLLVDGPLLPPETISFIGDGLIANALRVNNEPVICNSFVDFLACETVALMMLGTLDAANELAGGAIGSVLGPVLEPLVEALDGILPGPDGTSPGLVGQILGLIGVGGTEEEPESDLCGDGVDNDEDGEIDEADECEGASEESADARFAAAMADQPVEVRTAFTEMMGAEGNRVSPSEQGVLIRILSDLSAALGGPVDTSNPAQAAALVDVIESINAVVGDRSGNIPLGELTSLLEGVELLTADLADVVALGSLVEELGTDTLPVVEELTSVVGGFLSTSAGFHEVERDLVSTYGPEAQRLANAINRLTS, encoded by the coding sequence ATGAGGACCCGCATCACCCGCATCGCCACCGCCGGCTTCACCGCCGCCGCGCTGGCACTGACCGCCGCCGGCCCTGCCGCCGCACAGGGCCTGCCAGACCTTCCGACCGCCCCGTCTGGCGCCGTCGGCGAGATCCTCTCGCCGCTGGAGGACCTGATCGGCGAGATCACCGGCCCGCTCGGCGACGCCCTCGGCGACGTCCCGCTGGACAACGCCGTCACCCTGACCGGCACCGACGCGGTCGAGGCCGCCGTCGCCCTGTCGCGCATCACCTTCCCCGAGAGCCAGATCGCCTTCGTCGGCCGCGACGACGTGTTCGCCGACACCCTCTCCTCCGTCGCAGGCCAGGGCATCGCCGGGGCACCGCTGCTGCTGACGCAGACCGACACCATCGACCCCCGCACCACCGACGAGCTGACCCGCCTCGGCGTGACCGAGATCGTCATCCTCGGCGCCGAGCAGGCCATCTCCACCGCCGTCGAGGACGAGCTGGTCGGCATCTACGGCGCCGACAACGTCACCCGCGTCGGTGGCCCCTCCCGCATCGAGACCGCGGCGGACCTGGCGGGTGTCATCGCCCCGCAGGCCGCGCACGTCGTCATGATGCGCGCCTACCCCTCCGAGGGTGCCGACCAGTCGCAGGCCTACGCCGACGCGTTGTCCGCCGGCCCGCTGGCCTCCAACCTGGAGCTGCCCTCCCTGCTGACCACCACCGACTACCTCCACGACGCGACCGAGGCCTACCTGCGCTCGGCCGGCGTCGAGCAGGTCACCCTGATCGGCGGCGAGGCCGCGATCTCCCCCGAGGTCGAGAACACCCTCCTGGACATGGGCGTCACCGTCACCCGCGTCGCCGGCGACAACCGCTGGGACACCTCGGTCCGCATCGCCAACGCGATGGGCATGCTGGACGTCTCCGACGCCAACCGCGTCATCCTCAGCGAGGGCGGCGCCGTCGCCGAGCCGCTGTGGGCTGCTGGCTTCGCCGCTGCCGCCCACGGTGCGGTCTACCAGTCGCCGGTCCTGCTCGTCGATGGTCCCCTGCTGCCGCCCGAGACCATCTCCTTCATCGGCGACGGCCTGATCGCCAACGCCCTGCGGGTCAACAACGAACCGGTCATCTGCAACAGCTTCGTCGACTTCCTGGCCTGCGAGACCGTCGCCCTGATGATGCTGGGCACCCTCGACGCCGCCAACGAGCTGGCCGGTGGCGCCATCGGCAGCGTGCTCGGGCCGGTGCTCGAGCCCCTGGTCGAGGCCCTCGACGGCATCCTGCCCGGCCCCGACGGCACCAGCCCCGGCCTGGTCGGCCAGATCCTCGGCCTCATCGGTGTCGGTGGCACCGAGGAGGAGCCCGAGTCCGACCTGTGCGGCGACGGCGTCGACAACGACGAGGACGGCGAGATCGACGAGGCCGACGAGTGCGAGGGTGCGTCGGAGGAGTCCGCTGACGCCCGGTTCGCGGCCGCCATGGCCGACCAGCCCGTCGAGGTCCGTACCGCCTTCACCGAGATGATGGGCGCCGAGGGCAACCGCGTCTCCCCGTCCGAGCAGGGCGTCCTGATCCGCATCCTGTCCGACCTGTCCGCCGCCCTCGGTGGCCCGGTCGACACCTCCAACCCGGCGCAGGCCGCCGCGCTGGTCGACGTGATCGAGTCCATCAACGCCGTCGTGGGCGACCGCTCCGGCAACATCCCGCTGGGCGAGCTGACCAGCCTGCTGGAGGGTGTGGAGCTGCTGACCGCCGACCTGGCCGACGTCGTCGCCCTCGGTTCGCTGGTCGAGGAGCTCGGCACCGACACCCTGCCGGTCGTGGAGGAGCTGACCAGCGTGGTCGGTGGCTTCCTGTCCACCTCCGCTGGCTTCCACGAGGTCGAGCGGGACCTGGTCTCCACCTACGGCCCCGAGGCCCAGCGCCTGGCCAACGCCATCAACCGGCTGACCAGCTAG
- a CDS encoding inositol monophosphatase family protein — translation MTAAPAPHELEAIAAEVGRAAASAVRAAAADVTALDTKSSPTDVVTAADLAVETLIRDRLLAATPGAAIIGEEHPDTAGDTAFGWIVDPIDGTVNYLHGLPFVSVSIAATVEGHVVAGVVVDVHRDEVFGAAAGFGARRDGHPIRVACPPSLDRALVATGYAYDADVRAAQGQVLAGLIGRVADIRGFGSTALHLAWVACGRLDGFYQSHANRWDYAAGALIAEEAGASVRLPGEPSAMLLAAAPTVAEDLALAVS, via the coding sequence GTGACCGCTGCGCCAGCGCCCCACGAGCTCGAGGCGATCGCCGCGGAGGTTGGCCGGGCCGCTGCATCGGCCGTCCGCGCGGCAGCCGCCGACGTGACCGCCCTGGACACCAAGTCATCCCCGACCGATGTCGTCACCGCCGCCGACCTCGCCGTCGAGACGCTGATCCGCGACCGCCTGCTGGCCGCCACGCCTGGGGCGGCCATCATCGGGGAGGAGCACCCCGACACCGCTGGCGACACGGCGTTCGGGTGGATCGTCGATCCCATCGACGGGACGGTCAACTACCTGCACGGGCTCCCGTTCGTGTCGGTCAGCATCGCCGCCACCGTCGAGGGCCACGTCGTGGCGGGCGTGGTCGTCGACGTGCACCGCGACGAGGTGTTCGGCGCCGCTGCCGGCTTCGGTGCCCGCAGGGACGGCCACCCGATCAGGGTCGCCTGCCCGCCGTCGCTGGACCGTGCGCTGGTCGCCACCGGCTACGCCTACGACGCCGATGTCCGGGCCGCACAGGGACAGGTGCTCGCGGGCCTGATCGGCCGCGTAGCCGACATCCGCGGCTTCGGCTCGACGGCGCTGCACCTGGCCTGGGTCGCCTGTGGTCGTCTCGACGGCTTCTACCAGTCACACGCCAACCGCTGGGACTACGCCGCGGGGGCCCTGATCGCCGAGGAGGCGGGGGCGTCCGTGCGATTGCCCGGCGAGCCGTCGGCGATGCTGCTGGCTGCGGCCCCGACCGTGGCCGAGGACCTGGCGCTCGCGGTCAGCTGA
- a CDS encoding DeoR/GlpR family DNA-binding transcription regulator has product MTTTTGPPSRAELQSQRQDEILRLVRERGRVEVTTLAEQFDVTTETIRRDLSGMQKRKLLRRVHGAAEPWQAVRYEPSISARHSQQVEEKRRIVTAALDELPPEGTIMMDAGSTTSLFAGYFPPDLQLRVVTNSLLIAPMLAEHDSLRVIVLGGTVRPQTASMVDHDTVETVRRMSVDVLFMGTDGLTPERGFTTPFTDEAAVKQAMIASARRVIALVDSTKFGNDHFVRFADLTDIDTLITDTGASDADVAALEAGGLHVVRV; this is encoded by the coding sequence ATGACGACCACCACCGGCCCCCCGAGCCGCGCCGAGCTGCAGAGCCAGCGACAGGACGAGATCCTGCGCCTCGTCCGTGAACGCGGACGTGTGGAGGTCACCACGCTCGCCGAGCAGTTCGACGTGACGACCGAGACGATCCGTCGGGACCTGTCGGGCATGCAGAAGCGCAAGCTGCTGCGACGGGTCCATGGTGCCGCCGAGCCGTGGCAGGCCGTCCGCTACGAACCCAGCATCAGCGCGCGCCACTCCCAGCAGGTGGAGGAGAAGCGCCGGATCGTCACCGCCGCCCTCGACGAGCTGCCTCCCGAGGGCACGATCATGATGGACGCGGGGTCGACGACCTCGTTGTTCGCCGGCTACTTCCCGCCCGACCTGCAGCTTCGGGTGGTCACCAACTCGTTGCTGATCGCCCCGATGCTCGCGGAGCACGACAGCCTGCGGGTCATCGTCCTCGGGGGCACCGTTCGTCCGCAGACCGCCTCGATGGTCGACCACGACACCGTCGAGACGGTGCGGCGCATGTCGGTCGACGTGCTGTTCATGGGCACCGACGGGCTGACCCCCGAACGAGGGTTCACGACCCCGTTCACCGACGAGGCCGCCGTCAAGCAGGCGATGATCGCGTCCGCTCGCCGGGTGATCGCCCTGGTGGACTCCACCAAGTTCGGCAACGACCACTTCGTGCGGTTCGCCGACCTGACCGACATCGACACCCTCATCACCGACACGGGCGCCAGCGACGCGGATGTCGCGGCGCTGGAGGCCGGCGGCCTGCACGTGGTGCGCGTGTGA